One window of Candidatus Mycobacterium wuenschmannii genomic DNA carries:
- a CDS encoding CbbQ/NirQ/NorQ/GpvN family protein: protein MATEPTLAHHNGASSATRPYYQAVGNEEAVFKAAYRQGLSLVLKGPTGCGKTRFVEAMAHDLGRPLITVACHDDLTAADLVGRYLLRGGETVWVDGPLTRAVRDGAICYLDEVVEARQDTTVVLHPLADHRRQLPIERLGETLSAAPGFGLVVSYNPGYQSVLKDLKDSTRQRMVAIEFGFPAPDVEEGIVAHEAGVDATTAAELVKFGQAIRRLEAGGLREVASTRVLIAAGRLMAEGLPADAAAEAAIAGPLTDDVAVNRSLKQLITVYLGDSNPVR from the coding sequence ATGGCCACCGAGCCCACACTCGCTCACCACAACGGCGCGTCCTCCGCGACGCGGCCCTACTACCAGGCCGTCGGCAACGAAGAGGCCGTCTTCAAGGCCGCCTACCGGCAGGGTCTGTCGCTGGTGCTCAAGGGTCCGACCGGGTGTGGCAAGACCCGCTTCGTCGAGGCGATGGCCCACGATCTGGGTCGGCCGCTGATCACGGTGGCCTGCCACGACGACCTGACAGCCGCCGATCTCGTCGGCCGGTATCTACTGCGCGGCGGCGAGACGGTCTGGGTCGACGGCCCGTTGACGCGGGCGGTGCGTGACGGCGCGATCTGCTACCTCGACGAGGTGGTCGAAGCTCGTCAGGACACCACCGTGGTGCTGCACCCGCTCGCCGACCACCGGCGTCAACTGCCCATTGAACGACTAGGCGAGACGCTCTCTGCGGCACCGGGATTCGGACTTGTCGTGTCCTACAACCCCGGCTACCAGAGCGTGCTGAAGGACCTCAAGGACTCGACGCGACAGCGGATGGTGGCCATCGAGTTCGGCTTCCCGGCGCCCGACGTGGAGGAGGGCATTGTCGCCCACGAAGCGGGTGTGGACGCCACCACGGCGGCCGAGCTGGTGAAGTTCGGCCAGGCCATCCGTCGACTGGAGGCGGGTGGCCTGCGAGAGGTCGCGTCCACCAGGGTGCTGATCGCCGCGGGCCGGCTGATGGCTGAGGGTCTGCCGGCCGACGCGGCGGCGGAAGCGGCGATCGCCGGGCCGCTGACCGACGACGTCGCGGTCAACCGCAGCCTCAAACAGCTGATCACCGTCTACCTCGGGGACAGCAACCCCGTCCGATGA
- a CDS encoding ABC transporter substrate-binding protein has translation MSYESTAEPIKVGYLMDFTLPPGFPEELFASFTQTFDLIFEEALEQGLLDRPVQMIYREVEGLPKGSVKAVIDAYGELVDEGCLVVFGPNITDNCVAVKEAIEERFKVPAISVTGTDDWLGEWTFAFPQGSMTDEPIFLADLIGKRGITEIGVLMEQSLIGQSYLANLRTACQRKGIRIVAEVAVAQTAQDINEAVRTLHDAKAEAIVHLGFGFGIVFINPALEAVDWDPPRFTTTAWQNAWVNPIMWNAFMGWTGVDQYDEANKIGQDYLDAYAKKYDGSRPEFCVTVVNRDVAATLVRAFSDAHPLSPRGVKEALERVKMLPAASGAPGTRVSFGKWTRRAWMGAGYLVARTLDADGVNSHLVDRFGEEG, from the coding sequence ATGTCCTACGAGAGCACAGCCGAGCCGATCAAAGTCGGATATCTGATGGACTTCACGCTGCCGCCCGGTTTCCCCGAGGAGCTGTTCGCCTCCTTCACCCAGACCTTCGACCTGATCTTCGAAGAGGCGCTGGAGCAGGGCCTGCTGGACCGTCCGGTGCAGATGATCTACCGCGAGGTGGAGGGCCTGCCTAAGGGTTCGGTCAAGGCCGTCATCGATGCCTACGGCGAGCTGGTCGACGAGGGGTGTCTGGTCGTGTTCGGTCCCAACATCACCGACAACTGCGTCGCCGTGAAGGAAGCGATCGAGGAGCGATTCAAGGTTCCCGCGATCAGCGTCACGGGGACCGACGACTGGCTCGGCGAGTGGACGTTCGCGTTCCCGCAGGGCTCGATGACCGACGAGCCGATCTTTCTGGCCGACCTGATCGGCAAGCGGGGGATCACCGAGATCGGCGTGCTGATGGAGCAGAGCCTGATCGGGCAGAGCTATCTCGCGAATCTGCGAACCGCGTGTCAGCGCAAGGGTATTCGGATCGTCGCCGAAGTCGCGGTGGCGCAGACCGCGCAGGACATCAACGAAGCCGTGCGCACTCTGCACGACGCGAAGGCCGAAGCGATCGTCCACCTGGGCTTCGGCTTCGGAATCGTGTTCATCAACCCGGCCTTGGAGGCCGTCGACTGGGACCCGCCGCGCTTCACCACCACGGCGTGGCAGAACGCCTGGGTCAACCCGATCATGTGGAACGCGTTCATGGGCTGGACCGGCGTCGACCAGTACGACGAGGCGAACAAGATCGGACAGGACTACCTCGACGCGTATGCGAAGAAGTACGACGGCAGCCGTCCCGAGTTCTGCGTGACGGTGGTCAACCGCGACGTCGCCGCCACTCTGGTGCGGGCCTTCAGCGATGCTCACCCGCTGAGCCCGCGCGGCGTCAAGGAGGCGCTGGAGCGGGTGAAGATGCTGCCCGCCGCGTCCGGCGCACCCGGCACCCGGGTGTCGTTCGGCAAGTGGACCCGCCGCGCCTGGATGGGCGCCGGCTACCTGGTCGCCCGCACGCTGGACGCCGACGGCGTCAACTCGCACCTTGTGGACCGCTTCGGGGAAGAAGGGTGA